TCCCCAGGAGATCGATCCAGAGGGCGATATTTTTTTGAATAATAAACCTCAGCCTGAATACTTCCTGCTCCGTGGGGAACATTGTTTGGCGAAAGCATATGTGGAAAGTTCAACCGAGTAAAAAAGAAATCCGGGTCATAGAAATAAGTCCAGTGCGCTTCTGAAATATCCTCACGGTTAACACCAATATTGACAACAACGACTGTACTATATGAGAGTCTCTGAGAAGCCTCTATAACATCAGCCGGAACTCCAGAGATCAACGGTATCAAATCTGGCAATGGTATGGAGGAAATAATATATTCGTAGGAGCACATGACTGAATTTTCAAAATAAAGCTTTCGAGCACGTGGATCAAGCTTAATGAGTCCATGATTTAGACGAATATCAGTCTGAGATGGAAACTTATCAAGATAAGATACAAAGCCATTGTGCGATGGGTAACGGAAATGATCGATGTAGTGAACATCTGGGGTTACTGGAGACAATGCACCCTGCGATACCTCGTCCAGATTTGGTCGATACACCCTTTGACCGAGCCAGTCTGTGCTCATATTGTCTGCTTTCGTCGTGTGGTACTTTAGTCCGTATTCCATTGGAAATGTTTCGGAAAATGTTTTCCCGAAACTTGCATAGAGCCAGTCTGCATAAGTCTTGATTTCACCATAGTGGTTGTTCTGAGCATATATAAAATCGCGCAGGACATCTACTATGAGGTCTTTGGGCAAACCATAGAGATTACATTGAACGGGATGTTTGATCCAGTGTCCTTGCCAGTAATTATTTGTGCGAGCCTGAATAGTTTCAAATTCATTATTAACACTTTCAGCAAAGATCTTCTGTATTCGTTCATTCTTCGTAAATGAAATGTGTGGTCCATCATCAAAGATAAAACCACTATCGAACTTGAAGGACGCTGTATGGCCTCCATGATAGGGCTTTTTCTCATAGATTACGGATCTAACACCTTCTTTGAGAAGCCGGTTCGAGGCCCCGAACCCCGCCATGCCTGCCCCCAATATTGCAATCCTTGTCATATTTTCTTCTCTACCTCGTACTTCAGCTGGCTTTTCCACCACTGGATTGTCTGCTCCAAACCATGATCCAAATCGTATTTTGGTCTCCACCCCACTTCGTCAAACAAACGATTAACATCAGCCACTACCAGAGCAGCTTCGTTTGGGGAAACCGGCAGCTCACCCAGTCGAATTAAATCCTCTCTCTTCAATTTTCCAGCAATTCTAAAAATAATTTCTTTCAGAAAAACTGGCCGTCCCGAACCAACATTGACTGGACCAAAAACTTCGCTTTCTAACAACGAAACAAATGCGTCCGCAACATCTTCGACGTAAAGATAATCACGGATCTGATTGCCATGGGAACAAAGGGCTGGCTCGCCATGGAGAATAGAGCCAATAACCGATGAGACAAGGCGCGTCGAATATTCGTGGGGACCATAGACAAAAAAGACCCTTCCCCAGGCACTGCTTAATCCGGTTTCAATGGAATATGCATCAAGCAAAGTTTGTAACGAATTCTTACACTTACCATAAAAGGTAGCTGGAACCCTGGGAGTAAGAAATTCTGAACAATATCCATAATTCCAATCGTATTCGTAACAAGACCCAGCCATAACAATTCGCTTTCCACCATGCTCTTGAAATAGTTGTAATAAATCCAAGCTTGTCTGAACCCACTGTAAATTCTCACTGGCTTTGATCAATTTTCCAGGAATCACATACCAGGCAAGATGAAGAAGGTGAGTCGGTTGGAATTTTAATATTAATTCTTGAAGCGGTTTCAGATCCAGCAGATCAGCCACGTGCCATTTTACTCTAGACAGAAATTTCCCTGATTTGTTTGATGTAACAGCATGAACCTCGTATCCTCTTTCTAAAAGTAATGGTAGACAGTGCCGGCCGATAAAACCAGTCGCCCCGGTAACTAAAACCTTATTTGTCATAAGAGTAAGAAAAATTTATATTGACCTAATCATAGTTATTAAATCAACGTTTTCATGAAAAGAAGTCGGGCCAGTCTTTATCCTTATCTGAAATAATCAGTGAATCCGTTATTGGCCATTCTATGGTAAACGTTGGATCGTCCCAACGAATGCCACATTCAGATTCTGGCGAATAGAACTCTGATACAGGGTAAAATACTTCAGTATTGTCCTCTAGTGTTTTAAAACCGTGTGCAACTCCACTAGGCACATAAAGCATTTTATGATTATCCGCTATCAATTCGACTCCCATCCAATGCTTGTAGGTATGCGACTCAGGTTTAATGTCAATAATCACATCATAAATCGCACCTTTGGTGCAACATATTAGCTTAACCTCTTGATGTGGTTGAACTTGATAATGTAAGCCCCTGATTGTTCCTGCCTTCCTGCTACAAGACTTGTTAAATTGAACAAACTGCGAGATTAAACCGTGAGACTCAAATTCCTCTTTGCACCATATGCGGAAAAAGGAACCACGTTCATCCTCTAACTTATCAATCTCAATAAGGAAAGCACCTTTGATTTTTGTTTCTGTGAAAATCACGAGTAAACCTTAACTTCGGGTATAGGAACGATAAATCTACCCCCCCATTCCCGTATAAAAGCCATCTGTTCCATGATTTCAGCCTTGAGATTCCAAGGCAGTATTAACAGATAATCTGGTTTCGTCTGTCTAATTTTAGACGGATGATGGATTGGAATATGGACTCCAGGCATCATATAGCCCTGTTTATGATGATTGCGATCAACCGTATAGTCAATAAATTCAGCCCGGATGCCACAGTAATTCAAAAGTACACAACCTTTCCCCGGTGCACCATAACCGACAATGGATCGACCCTCACGCTTAACCTTTATCAAAAATTCTAATAACTTATTTTTGGTTGCCTGTACCTTATCTGAAAAAGAAGCATAAGTCTCGATATTGTTGAGGCCCGCCGTCAATTCCCTTTCTTTTAAAATCTGTACCCGCTTAGAAATAGACTTCGAGTCATCCTCTATATGACTGGCAAAGATTCGTAACGAGCCCCCATGTGTGGATAATTCTTCAACATCAAATATGGTTAAGCCATGTTTAGAAAAAATCTTGTTCACAACAATAAATGAAAGGTATGAGAAATGTTCATGAAAGATAGTATCAAATTGATTGTCATTAATTAATTTCATCAAATGGGGGAATTCCATGGTGATAACGCCTTGACGTCTAAGCAGGATTTTCAAACCTGCGACAAAATCATTTATATCTGGTACATGGGCTAGGACATTGTTTCCCAACACAAGATCTCCCTTTATCCCCGTGGAAGACAATTCTTTAGCGGTATTTACGCCAAAAAATTTCGTAATCGTTGGTATACCTGCAGTCTTAGCCACCCTTGCCACGTTTTTAGCGGGCTCAATGCCTAATACTGGCACTCCCTTTTCCTTGAAAAATTGCAGCAGATAACCATCATTACTGGCGATCTCGACGACCTGATTTCCAGAGCTAAAGCCAAACCGCTCAATCATATATTCCACATAAGCTTTTGCATGTTGAAGCCAGGATTCCGAATAGGATGAAAAATATGGATAATCGCTAAAGAGCTGCTCTGGTGTTTGAACCTCTGGAAGCTGAACCAAATAACAATTTTCACATACGTAGACGTGAAGTGGATAAAATGGTTCCATTTTTAGCAGTTCTTCCGGCTTGATATAAGAACTAACAAGCGGGCACATTCCCATGTCAATAAATGTGTGATTCAAAACTGTTTTGCAGAAATTACACCTCAAAATATTCATGACTAATCAAACCATAGTCTTCAAAATATCTGAAGTTACCCGAGAGTCCTCACATTTTCATTTTCTTGATAGCTGCGTCATCAGATAGTTTGGATTTCTCATGACCAACAGCCCCATAATTTTCATAGCGATTTATCTGAGCTTCTGTGAGACTTCTCATATTGTTATGATTTTGATAGCCCCGATACCATTCAGCAATCCAATCCAAGGCAGTCGAGATACTCAGTCTCGGTGACCAATGAAGCAAGCTTTTTGCCTTTGAACAGTCTAATTTAAGATAATTGTCTTCATGTGGATGATGAGCTCCATCTAACTCCCATCGAGCATTACCTTTCCACTGGTTAATAAGATAATCCACAATCCATGCGACAGATCTAACTTCTTCATCGTTTGGCCCAAAATTCCAACTCTGAGAGAATTGAGGCCCTAGATTCCATAAATGTTCAGCCAGAACTAGATAGCCTCTTAGCGGTTCCAATACATACTGCCAGGGACGAATGCTATTTGGATTGCGAATAATTACAGGCCTTTTGTCCATAAGAGCTTTCATAATGTCAGGGATAAGGCGATCACTGGCCCAATCCCCACCCCCAATTACATTGCCAGCTCTTGTACTTGCCAATGCTACCCGGTGATCTCGATCCTCCTCCGCAGGGAAATAGGAGTTACGATAGGCCGCTATAACCAACTCCGCACATCCTTTACTACTGGAGTAGGGATCGTGTCCACCCATAGGCTCGTTTTCTCTGTATCCCCAGTGCCATTCTTTGTTTTCATAGCATTTATCACTGGTAATGCAAACTACGACGCGCACACTATCAGATTGTCGCACTGACTCAAGTACGTTGACCGTACCCATGACATTAGTAGCGTATGTTTCAACAGGATTGATAT
Above is a window of Thermodesulfobacteriota bacterium DNA encoding:
- a CDS encoding NAD(P)-binding protein, which produces MVEKPAEVRGREENMTRIAILGAGMAGFGASNRLLKEGVRSVIYEKKPYHGGHTASFKFDSGFIFDDGPHISFTKNERIQKIFAESVNNEFETIQARTNNYWQGHWIKHPVQCNLYGLPKDLIVDVLRDFIYAQNNHYGEIKTYADWLYASFGKTFSETFPMEYGLKYHTTKADNMSTDWLGQRVYRPNLDEVSQGALSPVTPDVHYIDHFRYPSHNGFVSYLDKFPSQTDIRLNHGLIKLDPRARKLYFENSVMCSYEYIISSIPLPDLIPLISGVPADVIEASQRLSYSTVVVVNIGVNREDISEAHWTYFYDPDFFFTRLNFPHMLSPNNVPHGAGSIQAEVYYSKKYRPLDRSPGECIHPVISDLKRCGLIRGDDKILYRGATIAPYANVIFDLDRADALATVHGYLDDIGVIYCGRYGEWGHHWTDESFISGENAAQRVLDSMCPRSVSSRA
- a CDS encoding NAD(P)-dependent oxidoreductase, giving the protein MTNKVLVTGATGFIGRHCLPLLLERGYEVHAVTSNKSGKFLSRVKWHVADLLDLKPLQELILKFQPTHLLHLAWYVIPGKLIKASENLQWVQTSLDLLQLFQEHGGKRIVMAGSCYEYDWNYGYCSEFLTPRVPATFYGKCKNSLQTLLDAYSIETGLSSAWGRVFFVYGPHEYSTRLVSSVIGSILHGEPALCSHGNQIRDYLYVEDVADAFVSLLESEVFGPVNVGSGRPVFLKEIIFRIAGKLKREDLIRLGELPVSPNEAALVVADVNRLFDEVGWRPKYDLDHGLEQTIQWWKSQLKYEVEKKI
- the rfbC gene encoding dTDP-4-dehydrorhamnose 3,5-epimerase; this encodes MIFTETKIKGAFLIEIDKLEDERGSFFRIWCKEEFESHGLISQFVQFNKSCSRKAGTIRGLHYQVQPHQEVKLICCTKGAIYDVIIDIKPESHTYKHWMGVELIADNHKMLYVPSGVAHGFKTLEDNTEVFYPVSEFYSPESECGIRWDDPTFTIEWPITDSLIISDKDKDWPDFFS
- a CDS encoding class I SAM-dependent methyltransferase translates to MNILRCNFCKTVLNHTFIDMGMCPLVSSYIKPEELLKMEPFYPLHVYVCENCYLVQLPEVQTPEQLFSDYPYFSSYSESWLQHAKAYVEYMIERFGFSSGNQVVEIASNDGYLLQFFKEKGVPVLGIEPAKNVARVAKTAGIPTITKFFGVNTAKELSSTGIKGDLVLGNNVLAHVPDINDFVAGLKILLRRQGVITMEFPHLMKLINDNQFDTIFHEHFSYLSFIVVNKIFSKHGLTIFDVEELSTHGGSLRIFASHIEDDSKSISKRVQILKERELTAGLNNIETYASFSDKVQATKNKLLEFLIKVKREGRSIVGYGAPGKGCVLLNYCGIRAEFIDYTVDRNHHKQGYMMPGVHIPIHHPSKIRQTKPDYLLILPWNLKAEIMEQMAFIREWGGRFIVPIPEVKVYS
- the rfbG gene encoding CDP-glucose 4,6-dehydratase produces the protein MNQRFWKDKNVLVTGHTGFKGSWLSLWLQSLDANVLGYALPPPTQPSLFEIARVAKGMTSIVGDIRDLEHLKKVFTKYEPEIIIHMAAKSLVRYSYINPVETYATNVMGTVNVLESVRQSDSVRVVVCITSDKCYENKEWHWGYRENEPMGGHDPYSSSKGCAELVIAAYRNSYFPAEEDRDHRVALASTRAGNVIGGGDWASDRLIPDIMKALMDKRPVIIRNPNSIRPWQYVLEPLRGYLVLAEHLWNLGPQFSQSWNFGPNDEEVRSVAWIVDYLINQWKGNARWELDGAHHPHEDNYLKLDCSKAKSLLHWSPRLSISTALDWIAEWYRGYQNHNNMRSLTEAQINRYENYGAVGHEKSKLSDDAAIKKMKM